In Rosa chinensis cultivar Old Blush chromosome 1, RchiOBHm-V2, whole genome shotgun sequence, a genomic segment contains:
- the LOC112196660 gene encoding putative UDP-glucose flavonoid 3-O-glucosyltransferase 3: MKQSAELVFIPSPGIGHLVATVEVAKLLLSRDDQLFITVLIIKFPFSLDGTDAYVESFADSSISHRIKFINLPQQNIETQGNSTINFLNFIDNQQTNVKDVVAKLIESETKNRLAGFVIDMFCTSMIDVANELGVPTYMFFTSPASMLGLMFHLQALRDDHNKDCIEFKDTTADLVVPSYSNPLPARILPSFLLEKETGNRSLNLAKRFRDVKGILINTFTELESHALLSLSSDGKLPPVYPAGPILNVKSDDNNDQVDSKQSKQKSDILKWLDDQPPSSVVFLCFGSMGSFSEDQVKEIARGLEHAGFRFLWSLRQPPPKGEIGMPSDYADHTGVLPEGFLDRTAGVGKVIGWAPQVAILAHPAVGGFVSHCGWNSTLESLWFGVPVATWPLHSEQQLNAFQLVTELGIAVEIDMSYRKDGPVVVTAEKIQSGIKELMELDSDVRKRVKQMRDNSKKALMDGGSSYAALGHFIDQI; the protein is encoded by the coding sequence ATGAAGCAATCGGCAGAGCTAGTGTTCATCCCATCCCCAGGCATTGGCCACCTCGTGGCTACGGTGGAGGTCGCAAAGCTCCTCCTGTCTCGAGATGATCAACTCTTCATCACCGTCCTCATCATTAAGTTCCCTTTCAGCTTAGACGGCACCGATGCCTACGTTGAGTCCTTCGCGGACTCTTCCATATCACATCGGATCAAGTTCATCAACCTCCCACAGCAGAATATTGAGACACAAGGTAATAGCACCATCAACTTCTTGAACTTCATTGACAATCAGCAAACCAACGTTAAAGATGTTGTCGCCAAACTCATCGAGTCCGAGACCAAGAATCGACTCGCCGGGTTTGTCATCGACATGTTTTGTACCTCTATGATCGACGTAGCCAACGAATTAGGGGTTCCTACCTACATGTTTTTCACATCCCCCGCCTCCATGCTCGGGCTCATGTTCCACCTTCAAGCACTTCGTGATGATCACAACAAGGACTGCATTGAGTTCAAGGACACAACTGCTGATTTGGTAGTCCCGAGTTACTCCAACCCCTTGCCAGCAAGAATCTTACCTAGTTTCCTTCTCGAAAAGGAGACCGGCAACAGGTCCCTCAACTTGGCCAAAAGGTTTAGAGATGTCAAGGGTATTTTGATAAATACATTCACAGAGCTGGAGTCGCACGCACTTCTTTCTCTCAGTTCTGATGGTAAGCTCCCTCCGGTGTATCCGGCGGGACCCATACTAAACGTGAAGAGCGATGACAACAATGACCAAGTGGATTCGAAGCAGTCGAAGCAAAAGTCTGATATCTTGAAATGGCTCGATGATCAGCCTCCGTCGTCTGTAGTGTTTCTGTGCTTCGGGAGTATGGGAAGCTTCAGTGAAGACCAGGTGAAAGAGATTGCCCGCGGATTGGAGCATGCAGGGTTTCGGTTCTTGTGGTCCCTACGTCAGCCTCCACCAAAGGGAGAGATTGGAATGCCCAGCGACTATGCCGATCACACAGGGGTGTTACCTGAAGGGTTTCTTGATCGAACGGCTGGGGTCGGAAAAGTTATAGGGTGGGCGCCACAAGTTGCCATCTTAGCCCACCCGGCAGTCGGAGGTTTCGTCTCTCACTGTGGGTGGAATTCCACTCTGGAGAGCTTGTGGTTTGGAGTGCCGGTTGCCACGTGGCCCTTGCATTCCGAGCAGCAACTAAATGCATTTCAGCTAGTTACGGAACTAGGGATAGCCGTGGAAATTGATATGAGTTATAGGAAGGATGGTCCAGTTGTTGTGACTGCAGAGAAGATTCAGAGTGGAATAAAGGAGCTAATGGAGCTTGATAGTGATGTAAGGAAGAGGGTGAAACAGATGAGAGATAATAGCAAGAAAGCTTTAATGGATGGGGGGTCCTCATATGCTGCGTTGGGACACTTCATTGATCAAATTTAA
- the LOC112174609 gene encoding UDP-glucose flavonoid 3-O-glucosyltransferase 6 — MKKASELIFIPIPGIGHIVSTVEIAKLLLSRDDNLFITILIMKFPFTADGSDAYIKSLADPSSKTQRISFANLPQEQFQGTGATGFFTFIDSHKSHVKDAVTKLTDSGSETRIAGFVIDMFCTGMIDVANEFGLPSYVFYTSGAADLGLMFHLQAIRDEENKDCTEFKNSDAELVVPSFVNPLPAARVLPGVVFDKEACNFFLNFAKRYRETKGLLVNTFLELESHALQSLSSDGKIPPVYPVGPILNVKSNDNQVSSEKSKQKSDILKWLDDQPPLSVVFLCFGSMGCFGEDQVKEIAHGLEKAGFRFLWSLRQPPTGPTSKIGFPSDYADYSTILPEGFLDRTAEIGKVIGWAPQVAILAHPAVGGFVSHCGWNSTLESIWYGVPIATWPFYAEQQVNAFELVKELKLAVEIDIGYRKDSGVIVSRQDIEKGIKQVMEQDSEIRTRVKEMSQMSQKALADDGSSFSSLGRFIDQIQSS, encoded by the coding sequence atgaagaaagcttCAGAGCTGATCTTCATCCCAATCCCAGGGATTGGCCACATCGTCTCAACAGTTGAGATTGCAAAGCTCCTCCTCTCTCGAGATGACAACCTCTTCATTACAATCCTCATCATGAAGTTCCCCTTCACCGCAGACGGCAGCGACGCCTACATCAAGTCCTTGGCAGACCCGTCGTCGAAGACGCAGCGCATCAGTTTCGCCAACCTCCCACAAGAACAATTCCAAGGAACCGGGGCCACCGGCTTCTTCACTTTCATCGACAGCCACAAGTCCCACGTCAAAGATGCCGTCACTAAACTCACCGACTCCGGATCCGAGACTCGAATTGCCGGGTTTGTCATCGACATGTTCTGCACGGGAATGATTGACGTGGCCAACGAATTTGGGCTTCCTAGCTACGTTTTCTACACCTCTGGAGCGGCGGATCTCGGGCTCATGTTCCACCTCCAAGCCATACGTGATGAAGAGAACAAGGACTGCACCGAGTTCAAGAACTCGGATGCCGAGTTGGTCGTCCCGAGTTTTGTAAACCCCTTGCCGGCTGCTAGAGTCTTGCCTGGTGTGGTTTTCGACAAGGAGGCGTGCAACTTCTTCCTCAACTTTGCCAAAAGGTATAGAGAGACCAAGGGTCTTTTGGTTAACACGTTCCTGGAGCTGGAATCTCACGCTCTTCAGTCTCTCAGTTCGGACGGTAAGATCCCTCCGGTGTACCCGGTGGGACCCATATTGAACGTCAAGAGCAATGATAACCAAGTGAGTTCGGAGAAGTCGAAGCAGAAGTCGGATATCTTGAAGTGGCTTGATGACCAGCCTCCGTTGTCTGTAGTGTTCTTGTGCTTCGGGAGCATGGGTTGCTTTGGCGAGGACCAAGTAAAAGAGATCGCACACGGACTCGAGAAAGCTGGGTTTCggttcttgtggtctctacgcCAGCCCCCGACCGGCCCGACGAGCAAGATTGGTTTTCCAAGTGATTACGCGGATTACAGTACCATCTTGCCAGAAGGGTTTCTCGATCGGACGGCTGAGATTGGGAAAGTCATAGGGTGGGCCCCACAGGTGGCTATCTTGGCTCATCCGGCGGTCGGAGGATTTGTGTCTCATTGCGGGTGGAACTCTACGCTGGAAAGTATCTGGTATGGTGTGCCGATTGCCACGTGGCCGTTTTATGCCGAGCAACAAGTGAATGCCTTTGAGCTGGTGAAGGAATTGAAATTGGCTGTTGAGATCGACATAGGTTATAGGAAGGACAGTGGGGTGATTGTGAGTAGGCAAGACATAGAGAAAGGGATAAAGCAGGTAATGGAGCAAGATAGTGAAATAAGGACGAGGGTGAAAGAAATGAGTCAAATGAGCCAGAAAGCTTTGGCGGATGATGGGTCCTCATTCTCATCACTAGGGCGTTTTATTGATCAAATTCAAAGCTCGTGA